The window TGAAGGTGTCTGCTAACCTTATCAGGATGCTCGCATATAATAACAAGGTACAAGCTTGAAGCTTGGTTGTGTTTTAACTAGCAATTTAGTGGGGGTGCAGATCCATTTCTACCAGTGTCCTTACTTGTAGAGCACTACAGGATCACTTTTATTTAAAAGGCGTGACCTTGCGAAACGATGATAGCTGGCTTACGTTTCATTGCTTTATGACTTAACTTAGGATGAAAGTTTTTGGGCCATAGAGGTTGATGCTATATGTCAAACCTAGCTGGCTTTTTACGAGTATCCTGTTGTTATGATGGGTGCTCCTCTagattttcaaataattttctatTTCTTGGTCTTCTCTGTTAGTATCCAGCCTGAAAGACGTTCTTATTTCGTATATGCTTCAAATTCAGTTTTCTGTATTCTGAATCATACtcttatatatgttttctaacGAGTATGCGTATCCATTGCGTTATTGTACTCGTATTCTGTGTTAGATGGATTGTTAACTAAAGCAGTGTATGTCTTTGTTGGGCAGAACATGCTCCAAACCGGCCTCATTGTTGGTGGGTGGGACAAATACGAAGGTGGGAAGATCTATGGGGTTCCTCTCGGTGGAACTGTAGTGGAGCAACCCTTTGCTATTGGAggtaaagaaaaaacaaattgttcagCATCTTATTATCTTTGGGTTTTAACATAGCTGTATTCATTCAAGTTTTCTTTGCGATTTACTTAGATGATACATAGCCCTTCCTGCAAATAACTAATGGAACTGTGTGTGTTTGTCTAGGCTCTGGCTCTAGTTACCTTTACGGTTTCTTTGATCAGGCGTGGAAAGAAAACATGACCAAAGAAGAAGCCGAGGTAAGTCGGTTTCAGATCATTATATCTGCTGCATATGCTGAAATCTCACAAAAACTCCCCATTTGTCTTGTAACTGATCCTCTCCATTGTATATACGCTTGTTGTGTATTTTGCAGCAACTTGTTGTGAAGGCGGTTTCACTAGCCATCGCCCGTGATGGAGCCAGTGGAGGGGTTGTACGGACCGTCATTGTAagattttctctctctagccaTAACACACTTGAGCAAAACTTCTATAACCTCTATAATGGAACATAGTTAACAAACTGCTTATGATGTTCTTTCTGAGCAGATAAACTCAGAGGGAGTGACCAGAAACTTCTACCCTGGGGACAAGTTGCAGCTTTGGCACGAGGAGTTGGAGCCACAGAACTCCTTGTTAGACATCTTGAACGCAGCTGGTCCTGAGCCAATGGCCATATGATGCAAGCAACGATTATTCTCTTACTCTGTTAAACAAAACGTTCTTAGATGTTTTGTTACATGTACCGATGTTTTACTCTAAACCCCTGTTTGAATTTAGGGTTGGATTGACTCATTGTCTCTTTCAAATGGTTATCGTGTTTGTTATAGCCTAAGGTTTAAATTCCTCTGTTCTGAAAATTGAGTTGGTAGAAACTTTCTCTGTAAACAACCAGGAAGTTCATGATTGGCCAAAAAAACGTTAGTTAAATTAAATAAGTAATAATTACATAACCTCTTACATGCTTTACACGTGGCTGGACAATGGACATTTTAACGACACACATGTAGATCAAGGACACATGAACTAGAGTAGGAGAGACAAAGGAAGATGAGTATCTTGTCAGGGAAAGCAGCTGGTCATGATCTCTTTGTCTATGGCAGTCTCCAAGATCCCCAAGTCGTTAACGTGCTGCTTAATCGCGTCCCTGACCATAGCTCCGCCGTACTCTCCGGCTTgtaagtttctctctctctctctttctcagtCAGCCTGTCTTGATTTCGTTCATGTTTTGGATCCAACTGAGAAGGTTTGATTCATGGCCTTTCTGGTGTTTTTTTCAGTCACAGGTTTAAAATCAAGAATCGTCTTTATCCAACAATTCTACCGGACAGTACTGGAAAAGTCACCGGAAAGGTTCATTGTCCTTGATTCCCATATTCTCATTTGTCTCTCTTGTATATAATATGATGGACATTATTGTTCTTTGTGGGGACTTTGTGATGTGTTTTTAGTGTCTATATTGGCTTCGTTTCCCTCCTTGTTTTGTGTGTAAGGTTTCTCATGTAATGATTTTGTGATGTGTTTTAGTGTAGACTGTAGACATGGTTTGTTACCGTCCTTGTCTTGTGTCTAATCCTGATTTTGAGGTTTCTCATATAAAgatttgagaattttttttaactttgctGTTCTTGCAGGTGCTAAAGGGCATAACAGATGATGAGCGTAAGTTGCTAGATGATTTTGAGGATGTTGAATATGACAGAAAGGCTGTTGAAGTGGTGCTTACGGTAAATAATGTTTGGTTCAGAACAACTAATTCTGTATTTACATGTCAGAGTTAGGGTAGATCACCTCTTGATGTTTTTCCAATTACAGGATACTTCAGAGAAGCTACAAGTGGGAACATATGTATGGAGGAACAAAGATGATCCTGATCTTTATGCCGAATGGGACTTTGAGGTTACAAGTCTTATGTTACCACCTGTCCTTGTTGCTTTTAGAATCTGAGAGCTTTTTGATCTTTATGATATTTTTCAATTGTGTTATAGGAATGGAAACTACATGACAGGGAAGCTTTCATAACCGCCACAAAGAAGTTTATGGAAGAGAGGAAATTACCTGAAGCTAAGACGAGGATCGACACATTCAAAACGTTCTTTAAGCAGGATGATACTGAGGATGGGAAACCTCTGGATTCGTGATACTCTCTCTGTGACATTGGGTTCTTATAGTGAGGCCATTGCTTCACCTTCATTTTAAATAAGACTTGTGGAAACATGAATGTCATAACTCAAATGAAATTACTAGAGAGATTggcttgcatgatcatgtaatCCCAAGTAACCTcttattgtttgtttatttaattgaaAAGTGACTTCTCCTATTTCAAAAACTTAAAAGGGCTTATTATCAAATATTCgttgtttggtttggttctgtTTATGTACTGATGTATGTGTTTCTGTGAATTGTGTACTGATTGGTCTATGTACTGATGTATGTGTGGCTGCCCTTTGCTCATCGCTTGTCTATATTGATTATGTGCCTAAGAGAACAAATAATAAAGTTTCCTTTTGTTTCTCTATTTGTCTTAGGCTTATAACTTTGGCTACCAATCTTTATAAAGAAGTAAACTACATGAGTCATGAACGTACCATCACCACTATTTTTGAGTTTTCCTAGGCGTATGGTTTGTTACATGTTAAATTTCTAGCTGGATCCTGCTGTCTTATATGGAACCTGCTCCATTTAAATCGTTAGTAACGTTTAGAAACCTCGAGATCAGGTTCAGGAGATGTTCATGACACATGTGTGAATGAGTGATTGCTTAAGATGGTGGCAAGTCTCAGGGTACATATGTCATGTGACCTTTCCGTTTTATCAGATCTCGGCTTCTTAACCTTTGACTTTGACCACCCTTTGTTGAGAGAGAGCATATTCATTAATCTATGAGTACCTCCTCTCTCTTGAATCTTGATTGATTTTGGGAGGATACCAAGATCATTCCTTCTGATCTTGCCGTACTCTGTTGTGGATGAATCGTTAATTGCATGTGATTTCAATAATGATGAGTACTTAATTTAGAGAAAAGGTGCATGTGATGCTGTGACTAAAGTTATTATATTCACTAATTAAGATACTTATTATAGCATTCTGTGTAAGAGCATAGGATACTACTGTACgttttgttaatttatatacttttaacaaCCAGTGTCTCAACTTGATGATTTTAAAAAGTACAATGCCGTAGGGTACTCTCATCTCTTTTCACACTTATTTTAATTGATGTTAGTTACTCCATTAGTTTATATTAAACCTCTGATTACTTGGCATAACTGCAACATCATTACACATGGGGTAGTTCCGAAAAAAACTGAAGATGCATACATAGAAACATGAACCTCTTGCTTTGTTTTCTATCAAGGTCTCCAAAGCCCTAACCATATGACCTAGTTTACGCTTTAACCACTAGAGTATACTTGCCATTGCACCACCACTTCTTGGCTGATGTGGGTTTGATTTCTACTTAAGAGTTAAAGGACAAATGTAGATGTTGAAAAAGTAAACTTAACCATGTAGCTGCTTTTGTTTAGATGTTTCTCATTATCCATTCTTGCCATGCGACACATTCTCCTTCATTGTGTCTGATTAGATGATTAACTTATAAGTTATGATACACCAGAATAACAGAGTTCTGAAATTTATCATATAATGGAAGAGAGATTAATATTATGAGAGCTTTTCATGTTATCAATTTTTTTCAGTGATTTCTTTATACATTTCATTATTCAAAAATCTCTCATTCTTTTTTCTCTTGGAGTTACAAAGTACACAAAGTTCAAATCCCCAAGGGAAAAAAGTGGGAAACATGGGGGAAGAGGGAGAAGAATGGTTAAAAGCAACAAACACATCAATAGAAAGACAAAAGTTATCTGCACATTGGACTGTGAGGTTGAAGAGAAGGAGTCCTAGGGCAATCCGAAGGATGACGGTGAGTTACAACTTCATCAGTAGTTGCATTGAACCTGCACTCCTGTGTGGTCAGGTACTCATCACTCTTGTTGTCCTCCATTATCTTCAAAATGCTCTCAAACACAGCAACTTCACAAGGAATCTTCAGCACACCAGCTTGCTGAAACCCGAACTCTTCTTCTGCTTCACGCAACAGCGCGTGGAAAGCTTGGTGGCTAAGGTAGTCCGTTGGTATCTTgtatctcttctcctctttccCCACCGAGACAGCTAAGTAGCCTTTGGGAACAGCTGTTACATCTGTGAAGGATAGTGTTCTCTTCAGAAACTTGATGCTCTTACTTGCACTTCCACTTCCAGTTTTGGTTAGGTTGTTGTTGATGTCTTCTTCGTTGTTAATCTTGTTGTTGTTGGCTTGTTTTGATGCTTGAGCGACTTTTCGCCATTTCTTGAGGATTTGTTGAAGCTTTACGATGTCTCTTATTTTGTTTGACTTCTTGGCTTCCATGGCGGTAACAGAAGAAGACATGGCTATGTTCTTTTGTGTTTGATGATCTTTGTGTTGTGTAATGATGGAGAGAAACATGGTGGGTTCTTGAGGTTATGGAGATATATAGAGGCCTTGATGACGTTTTGGAATCTTGTTTTAATTAGTTTACAGATTAATTTTGAAGCtaaatgattaaaatagttGACTAATCATATGCTTTTGGATTTCTTAATTCTCTCAACTTGGAAAACCTTAGGGTCGGGTTATTACTTCTAGTTTGACTTTCTTTTAACTTAAATCGTCATTAAGGCCATGTTTAATTATGCTTTTGTGATTTGCGTTTTAAATCCGCAATCTGTATACACTTTTGGGTATTGATAACACCGCTAAGAAAAAACTACAAAAAGTAGATGTAAAACTAAGTTTACTGGttctattattttatcttttcaGAATTAGTTTATACTTTGGTTtagttttgttaattatttatgtGGTGTATGTAACATATtataaaagtaaacatatagTAGAAGAATAtttatctactaataatagcaatcccaattaattccaaaggttgtgaatctaattatgttgaaaggttgtgactatttatataagtattttctaaaaataattatatttaaattgaaaGAATATGACtgtttatatttaaaagttgtgactattcatataAGTATCATTTGATTGTGTTGTTTCATTGTAACTTTTGGTGCCAACCATTGCAATCTTTAATCTTCTATATAAGGAGTTGTGTGCATTCACAAATCACAACAACCATGACTGTCACGATTTTGTAAACTAATGTTAGGCACGATATTTGCTGTCGCAATTCTGTAAAACTCAAACATTTAACCTGTTAATTACTGAATCATGACATGTAAAATAATGTATAACTTTAAAATTCAAAAGCAGCAAGGGAAACAATGAAGGTCAAATTTTCAAACAAGATGATTTCTGTAAccgttaacaaaaaaaaaattgatactcTTAATTATCACCCTTTAACGTACGCACCTTTTTACTCAATATGTACTGTTACTATTAACTACTATTACATCTTCTACTTTGGATTGTGTGGCAACACATGGTATGCAATTAATCATCATCTTTACAGTTGTGAAGTGAACTAAGAAAACTCTTCTTATTTATGTTCAACCATTTTTTCTATCATATTTATAAACAACAGCTTTgtccataatattttttttcttttaaaacagtttgatttaacaaaattttagtgtCTACTTTGATAACCCAGAAAAGAATTTCAATAAATTACCGTCATTAAATTGCAAAGGTTTTCAGTTTATTGTTTTACTGATTTATAAACGTAGCTTTCGTTTTTTATTTTGCAGATTCACTCAATCCAAAAAATGAATCAGAGAGTTACAACATTTGATATAAGTTACAACATTATAATGAATAAGTTTGACTGAGATATTGAAGGTTTAGAATCTATGTATAATCAGTTTTAGTGctcttttattttgttctagAATGTCTAATAAAACAGAAACTATGGGCGATATGCTAAGAAGAATATTTTAAGGgataatatatatcataaaattatcATATTGTTATGTTTTCGATCGCACACGTCTTAtatggtttcaaaaaaaaatcatgactaTTTGACTTGTCTTTATAAGTTACCTTACTAATTTAGTAAACAATTAGTTtggaatatgttttctttttaattagattcaaatattcagttattttttagatttttaaataacttaACTAAACGGATAATAAGACAAAAATCTTATTTggtatttacatgtttataaatttattacaaCCAAacctataaataaaatatagattttcaGTATTATCAATAAAGAAATATAGTTGCATGCAAGATAGTTTTGTAACATATGTATTTCttcaaaataaattgtaaaaaatgtttataaaatgttattttataaaaatatgaaatataacttttataaaatgagtATCCGTGTGATATCGCACGGGTTCCCTACCTAGTATatgtaatagaaaaaaaaatcactgtTTTCCTAATTTTCCTAATGAAAAGAGATACATAATCCCTAAATAATAATACTCCTTCAAACGTAAAGTGCAGTAGTAATGTTGTGGTGACTGGTGAGAGAgagcaagaaaaaaaaggagacATAAAACATGGGGAAGGCTTCAATTTCCAAAGCGAACGGTTTCACACTTTTACCAAACACTTTCAGTTCAGTTCCCCAGGAATCTAACGATTGGATCTCTTCTTCcagaaatatacatataatatgaaTACGGATTAGTATTAATTAGATTACATAGTCCTCTTTTTAGTAATTGTATAAGCTTTACATATCACTAACGACAAACGAAAAAGACTCATTTTTTAACTAATGCATCCTTCAGAAGTCCCATACGTAGAACATGGAGGCCATGCCGGTAAAGGACTTGTATTTCCACGTCAATGTTAGTGCGATTTCAGGTTTTCACTGCACCTCCCCATGTGAAATTTCTtccttcttttttattttttcgaaatttcttacttttctcttcctttttttatagtGATTTCAGATGAGATCATTTCGTAACTACGCATGTTGCCTTTGTTTATGGTAATgccccctttttttttgttcaccagCTTATTATGGTAAACTATATTATAAGTTTAAACAAAATTATGTAACAGTtcataaaaaaagaatataatacAGTCTAGTTCTAATCAACATATCTTTTTTTGACTGATCTAATCAACATATCTTAGTTTTGAACTTACATTGTATATATTTGTGTGTGGTCATGGCTCCAAGGATTATTGACTTTTAAAAGGATGTCTCGACGTAAAACTATGGTTCGTTTTTTAGAGGCTCAAGTAAAATTTCTAACTAAATATAACCAATAAAATACCAAAGAAAGGATATTTgacaaatctaaaaataaaaataatgattggcTTCAGCAGCTGAAATCATATGTTCTTAATTGATAATATTCGaatttatttagtttctttATGATGTCAACAACAAAGTCGGCTTATTATATATTACGTGAAATACATGATAAGAAGTTGACGCCGAGTTACTATAATAAGAAACTTTTCTTTAGTGCATTATTCAATATTATAGCATTTAAGTTTTCGGACTGGCAATGGTTGCATGTGCTGGTGATGAACCGGCAATGAATATATCAGCAACGATTACGCAAAAGCATTTCCTATTAACGTAAGATAATGATAGTATTACATTACAGGATATTAGGTTTGGAatttttaataatgatataaTTGGAAAATACTTCACCAATTAGGCCACCAATCCACCATTaacttttactatatttttctaacaattaaTCTATGAATGATTCTTTTACGTAGTGGCCCGTACAACATGGCCTTTATCACAGATTCACAATTCACGTTCTTCTTTTTCCTGTACGCATTAGTAGATTATTATTTTCTGTTTATTTATGCTAACagttataagtttttttttgtaccaAATTCAAATGATTGATTACTTTTTCCttcctaaaaaaaaaacatccagAGTATTTTCAGGGATAAGTAGGTTTGTATAAATCCGTACATTTTCatgatttaatataaataaattcatagaaaaaatcatataaaactgAATTGCTACTAACTACCCTGGAGAGAAACAAACATGTATGATTGAGCCCCTATGAATACttgagaaaatataattaactgGAATAAAACAAGCTGGCTTTTATTCCCTGATCTTCTACAATCTACATGCCTCTGATCAATAATGATGTTCATGATTGTAATTAGTTTTAGATGATTATTCGATAATAGTATATTAcatctataatatatatttatatatgtgatACACATCCCCaatctaattattatatttttatatatatgatacacATCCCCATTTCCGTTTTATTTTAATCTGATCCTGCGTTTGCTTTTGCTTGATCCGATTTCCGATGTCTTCAAGATTTGATTTTCTGTTTTACAAAATGGATAGATGCGTTAAAAGTTGTGACAAAATAGGATGATGCATTAAGTGGCTACAAACTAAGAAACTAAGATAAtcatctttttagtttttactattATTCCACTAAGTTCACAACTCTCAAGCCCAAATTATCTTATAATGTATATTGGGCTACTAATACTTTGAGACCAACACACATTTTCTAGTAATAGTTGTGGAAATGAATAACCGTGCAAGCTGTCTTTATCTTCAGTGCCATTTATCTCCAGGTTTCCCTCTCTTTCATCTTGCTTATAGTGACGTTGTTTGTCCTTGCATGTGACGGAAGTTTCTAACTATAGTACATTATTGAATATTGATGTTTCATGATCTttctattgtttttattttggtgtTTTGTGATTCAAAAGATGAAGACTTTGTTCTGTAGagcgattttttttttaatttaaaaatcgtTACATACAGATATGACTGCTTATGGGCATAGTCGGATGAGAATTCGTCTTGACTTTCCAAATGTTTAAAACTACATTATACATATGTAGCATGGCTatcaaattatgaaaaataattttaaaatgtttatgatCTTTTAAATCTCAGATCTAGCTCTGTATAGATTCAACAAACTTGCGTTGATACTtcacatttttgtttgtttttttggtattgTTGCTTTGGCCACGCATACGTTTTCCAAAAAATGGTTCAACGACGTTTCATGGTATGTCTTTTGTTCTATGTTATATCTTatgatatatacaaaaaaataatcagtttattttaaaaaaaaaagatattgccCAAGAAAGCTTTACTCTAGcagaattttgttttgttaccAGCTCATCAGAgagatttctaaaaaaaatgggTTCCACAAATGAGAGTTTATTCCACATGTGGGAAACATGATTCGAACATCAACGCCTGAAGATGATGTCGGATCTATGGCGAATGACTAAGCTAAACAACACTGACATTGAAAGTCACGATATACATTATCATTAAGTCGATCTCCAAGCgacatacaaataaaattagTAGCTAATGTAGTGTTTCATGGAATGGAAGAGTTAATATTGATCATTAATTAAGGTTCGACATACAAATTCTATGTACGATACTTTTAGAAACATATCTTATCGGttaatttgaatattattaaattaaaaaaaggaaTCAAAGGTTCTAATTTGCTTTGAATATATGCTATTTTAGAGCTGTCTTGtattaaaataaaccaaaatatagtTCATAGTCATCTAAGAGAAGGAAACCACTCACAAAAGCCAATAATTAATTCCGGGGCAATTAAGCTCTAGCAAATTGATATTACTACTGTGtttttctttagaaaaaaaaccATTGAACCAGTATTTTATTGTCACTATGGAATCCATGTCATAGACATAAGCTAATACGGATTTAGCAAACCCTCTCTTGACTTCAAAGCTAGTTATGATTCATACTCTCTATCCAAGaaggtttttgttatttttcagATCACCAATCGAATCTTTGGAAATAatatgtttgttttcttttctttttggaatgtatatatacatgtaaacCACTCTGCCGAGTGCCGAGATAAAAAGATATTTAGGAGCACATCCCTTGTGGGACGAGGCAGCATAATAATTTTTCTGGTGAAGTATTTTAAAATGCAAACAGCCACATAACTTTTCGTTAACATATCTTCACGATTTTATTTCGCACATCTTCAAATCTGATGCGTTTTGATATAAGTTATTCTTATGCTTCATAGTGGAAACTATATACATGTTCTATAACTCGTGTGTTCTAAACATCTATGACTTTGCTTAGTACACAAAAACATACTACGTacatgcatgtatatatatgcgAACTTATGTATacaatttaaattttctttaacATTTCCATCCTGCTGTGTCAGCAACTTTCAATTAATTGAAATGGTTTGGAAACTAGCTATACTATTGTTTTTTACTTATTCTGTTATACGATGTCTATCCAtccttctatatatatatatgatggttCTATACTACTGAATTTGAAATTGAGTGTGTTTAGGTATTCAAATTTACCATCATAACAGTCTCTCGATTCGTTAGGCGGTGGTTAATCATCTTATAGAGGATTTTTGTTTAAGCGGACGCTagactgattttttttaacacctagaccatttttttaataaaccgatttgaaaaaaaaaatattttgttcatAACCGATTTGCCGATCAGGCGCTACCTAGactgatttttagaacatttttcttgattattttatatattatgtgatGTGTAAATTGAATACATATATTAAgggataatatatatattgcttCATGATTGATTCATGTTTTTGAAGTTCCCTTTAGTAGTAACTAGTAACTAATAAGAATATAAAGGAGCACTAAAAAGTCTTGAGTTGTAAAAGAACTCAAAATACGAACCAAGCCATACTTCCCGTCTAAGAACGTCGCGACCAAAGGTTGACTCTCTATTAAGCAATTCTTGtcaatatatttttactttattatcgTTTTGTATTTGATTCTTCAAATATTAGCAACGAAAGATTCAAAGTAGTTATTCTTCGAAAGCATATATTTACTTTGCAATAGAATTAGAATGATAGACTCATGCATGATGCATAGATGGTAAAATAGAAACTGAACCATCAATTCAAATTGATCAAGCTGTTCTTTTTTATTGTCTGAAACAAACCGCGTCATTTCATTTCAtcttaaaaatatgtaattttgttaaaccagaaaaagaagaagtaacTTTGTATACAGTAAACATACTATTACGAAATAAAAAGGTTTATAGATATACCTAACTTATATCATGTGTTTTTCATGCTTATTGGTTGTAATTTGTAATAGTTGTTGATTGCATTGTTTTGTACATGATTAGGTTGTATATAACATCTAAATTGGTATACTATAAactagtataatttttttggttcagGCCTTCAGCCTCTGGTTTAAGACTATCTTGCAATGTGTATATAAACTCCTAATTGTACATTTTTTCCTAATTAATGAAAACAAGATTTATTTGGTAAAATGTAATAATtggcgggggggggggggggggggggggggggtttatGTTAAAGTagaaataaaaaagtttatgaGAAGAATTCTGAAAGTAATAGCTAGGACTCCAACGTTTTGGAAGATAAGTGGAGTGGGTGAAATGAACACACAAAAACCTAATAAATAAGTAATGACAAAGGAATGAAATGGTTAAAGGTCGGCCTCATGTCCTCTCTTGTCTCATATGATATGGTCCTCGTCAGATTTCACTCATTTTATTTTTGCTA of the Brassica rapa cultivar Chiifu-401-42 chromosome A03, CAAS_Brap_v3.01, whole genome shotgun sequence genome contains:
- the LOC103862040 gene encoding proteasome subunit beta type-6 gives rise to the protein MDLNLDAPHSMGTTIIGVTYNGGVVLGADSRTSTGMYVANRASDKITQLTDNVYVCRSGSAADSQVVSDYVRYFLHQHTIQLGQPATVKVSANLIRMLAYNNKNMLQTGLIVGGWDKYEGGKIYGVPLGGTVVEQPFAIGGSGSSYLYGFFDQAWKENMTKEEAEQLVVKAVSLAIARDGASGGVVRTVIINSEGVTRNFYPGDKLQLWHEELEPQNSLLDILNAAGPEPMAI
- the LOC103862041 gene encoding AIG2-like protein C yields the protein MSILSGKAAGHDLFVYGSLQDPQVVNVLLNRVPDHSSAVLSGFHRFKIKNRLYPTILPDSTGKVTGKVLKGITDDERKLLDDFEDVEYDRKAVEVVLTDTSEKLQVGTYVWRNKDDPDLYAEWDFEEWKLHDREAFITATKKFMEERKLPEAKTRIDTFKTFFKQDDTEDGKPLDS
- the LOC103862042 gene encoding uncharacterized protein LOC103862042, whose protein sequence is MFLSIITQHKDHQTQKNIAMSSSVTAMEAKKSNKIRDIVKLQQILKKWRKVAQASKQANNNKINNEEDINNNLTKTGSGSASKSIKFLKRTLSFTDVTAVPKGYLAVSVGKEEKRYKIPTDYLSHQAFHALLREAEEEFGFQQAGVLKIPCEVAVFESILKIMEDNKSDEYLTTQECRFNATTDEVVTHRHPSDCPRTPSLQPHSPMCR